The following are encoded together in the Microtus ochrogaster isolate Prairie Vole_2 unplaced genomic scaffold, MicOch1.0 UNK21, whole genome shotgun sequence genome:
- the LOC101984053 gene encoding olfactory receptor 4K1: MAQSNESTVFEFVLLGLSKSWGLQLFLFTIFSVIYVTSVLGNVMIIVIILSDSHLSSPMYFLLGNLSFIDICQSNFATPKMLVDFFVEHKTISFGGCMAQIFLLHSFVGSEMMLLVAMGYDRFVAICKPLHYNLIMNRRVCIIFVSISWTVGILHSVSHLAFTVNLPFCGPNKVDSFFCDLPLVIKLACMDTYRMEILTLVNSGLISLSCFLALIVSYIIIFVTVQHQASSGSSKALSTLAAHITVVILFFGPCIYFYIWPFSRLSVDKFLSVFYTICTPLLNPVIYSLRNEDVKSALKKLRNRHVNPGKN; the protein is encoded by the coding sequence ATGGCTCAGAGTAATGAATCTACGGTATTTGAGTTTGTGCTTCTGGGCCTTTCTAAATCTTGGGGCCTTCAACTTTTCCTTTTTACCATCTTTTCTGTCATCTATGTGACATCAGTACTGGGCAATGTCATGATTATTGTCATAATTTTATCCGACTCACATTTGAGCTCTCCTATGTACTTCTTACTCGGGAACCTCTCGTTCATTGACATCTGCCAATCTAACTTTGCCACTCCCAAGATGCTTGTCGACTTTTTTGTTGAGCACAAAACTATTTCCTTTGGAGGTTGCATGGCacagatttttcttcttcatagctTTGTTGGGAGTGAAATGATGTTGCTCGTAGCCATGGGATATGACAGGTTTGTAGCAATATGTAAGCCACTGCACTACAATCTAATTATGAATCGGAGGGTGTGTATTATTTTTGTGTCTATTTCCTGGACAGTAGGTATACTTCATTCTGTTAGCCACTTGGCATTTACAGTGAATCTGCCATTCTGTGGTCCCAATAAGGTAGATAGCTTTTTTTGTGATCTTCCCCTGGTGATAAAACTTGCTTGCATGGATACATACAGAATGGAAATCTTGACCTTGGTTAACAGTGGCCTGATATCCCTGAGCTGTTTCCTGGCTTTAATTGTCTCCTACATCATCATTTTTGTCACGGTCCAGCACCAGGCCTCTAGTGGGTCGTCGAAAGCACTTTCTACACTGGCTGCCCACATCACAGTAGTGATTCTGTTCTTTGGGCCTTGTATTTATTTCTACATATGGCCTTTTAGCAGACTGTCTGTGGATaagttcctttctgtcttctataCCATTTGCACTCCTTTACTGAATCCGGTCATATATTCTCTGAGGAATGAAGATGTTAAATCAGCCTTGAAGAAATTGAGAAACCGCCACGTAAATCCTGGGAAAAACTAA
- the LOC101987279 gene encoding olfactory receptor 4K15-like, whose protein sequence is MNETNYSRVTEFVLLGLSSSKELQPFLFLIFLLLYLAILLGNFLIILTVSSDSRLHTPMYFLLANLSFIDICVASFATPKMLADFLSEQKTISFEACLVQIFCVHLFAGGEMVLLVSMAFDRYVAICKPLHYTTIMNRRVCIILVIIPWCVGFIHTTSQLAFTVNLPFCGPNQVDSFFCDLPLVTKLACIDTYIVSLLIVADSGFLSMSSFLILVVSYTVILITVRNRSSASMAKAHSTLTAHITVVILFFGPCIFIYVWPFSGYSVDKVLAVFYTIFTPILNPVIYTLRNKEVKGAMSKLRSHYLKPGQVSAMIRNK, encoded by the coding sequence ATGAATGAGACAAATTACTCTCGGGTGACAGAGTTTGTGTTGTTGGGCCTGTCAAGTTCAAAGGAGCTccagcctttcctctttctcatatTTTTACTACTGTACCTAGCAATTCTGCTGGGAAACTTCCTCATTATCCTCACAGTTTCTTCAGATTCCCGACTTCATACCCCCATGTACTTTCTGCTTGCAAACTTATCTTTTATAGATATATGTGTGGCCTCATTTGCTACACCCAAAATGCTTGCCGACTTTCTGTCTGAACAGAAAACTATATCTTTTGAAGCCTGCTTGGTTCAGATTTTCTGTGTTCATCTCTTCGCTGGTGGTGAGATGGTACTTCTTGTATCCATGGCCTTTGATCGCTATGTTGCAATATGTAAGCCTCTCCACTACACGACAATCATGAATCGCCGAGTGTGTATTATTCTGGTCATCATCCCCTGGTGTGTGGGTTTCATCCACACAACTAGCCAGCTGGCATTCACTGTTAACTTGCCATTTTGTGGTCCTAACCAGGTAGACAGTTTTTTCTGTGATCTCCCTCTGGTGACCAAGCTAGCTTGCATAGACACTTATATTGTCAGCTTACTAATAGTTGCAGATAGTGGCTTTCTCTCCATGAGCTCATTTCTCATCTTGGTCGTCTCCTACACTGTGATTCTCATTACAGTTAGGAATCGCTCCTCTGCTAGTATGGCCAAGGCCCACTCCACCCTAACTGCTCACATCACCGTTGTCATACTCTTCTTTGGACCATGCATCTTCATCTATGTGTGGCCCTTTAGTGGCTATTCAGTTGACAAAGTCCTTGCTGTGTTCTACACCATCTTTACACCCATATTAAACCCAGTTATCTACACTTTGAGAAACAAAGAGGTTAAGGGAGCCATGTCAAAGCTGAGGAGTCACTATCTGAAACCTGGACAGGTTTCTGCCATGATCAGAAATAAGTGA